The following are encoded in a window of Peromyscus maniculatus bairdii isolate BWxNUB_F1_BW_parent chromosome X, HU_Pman_BW_mat_3.1, whole genome shotgun sequence genomic DNA:
- the LOC102905562 gene encoding signal recognition particle 19 kDa protein, giving the protein MACAAARSLADQDRFICIYPAYLNHKKTIAEGRRIPISKAVENPTATEIQDVCSAVGLNAFLEKNKMNSREWNHDVQYRGRVQVQLKQEDGSLCLVQFPSRKSMMLYVAEMIPKLKTRTQKTDGADPSLQQGEGCKKGKGKKK; this is encoded by the coding sequence ATGGCTTGCGCAGCTGCGCGGTCCCTGGCTGACCAGGACAGGTTTATTTGTATCTACCCCGCTTACTTAAATCATAAGAAGACCATAGCGGAGGGGAGGCGGATTCCCATAAGTAAGGCTGTAGAAAACCCTACTGCTACTGAGATTCAGGACGTATGCTCAgcagttggactgaatgcatttctggagaaaaacaaaatgaactccaGAGAATGGAACCATGATGTTCAGTACAGAGGCAGAGTCCAGGTACAGCTCAAACAGGAAGATGGCAGCCTCTGTCTTGTACAGTTCCCATCACGGAAGTCAATGATGCTGTATGTAGCAGAAATGATACCCAAGCTAAAAACAAGAACACAAAAAACAGACGGTGCTGACCCAAGTCTTCAGCAAGGAGAGGGGTgtaaaaaagggaaaggaaagaagaaatga